The following proteins are co-located in the SAR202 cluster bacterium genome:
- a CDS encoding Mrp/NBP35 family ATP-binding protein has translation MTTPPRQPTPQEQARLEAVKRAWQQKRAITQNLSKIRTKIAVYSGKGGVGKTTVAVNLAATLAQQGHKVGLLDADIDCPNVTKLMGLTEPPEQDNGKLIPPDRFGVKVMSMAFFQQNEEEAIIWRGPMIHNAINQFLQATDWGDLDYLIADLPPGTSDAPLTIMQTLPLDGFVVVTTPQSLAILDAKRSINMVRKLNIKVLGVVENFSGDVFGKGGGETLAKDLDVPLLGSFSMLSDYRDTSKPTVLSSGKVRKEYERVVQNLKEILEKLPKPTPQPTPNPASTP, from the coding sequence GTGACCACCCCCCCCAGACAACCTACGCCTCAAGAGCAAGCGCGGCTGGAGGCCGTAAAGCGCGCCTGGCAGCAGAAGCGCGCCATCACCCAGAACCTGTCCAAGATAAGAACCAAAATCGCCGTTTACAGCGGCAAGGGCGGCGTCGGCAAGACCACCGTCGCCGTCAACCTCGCCGCAACCCTCGCCCAGCAGGGCCACAAGGTCGGCCTTCTGGATGCCGACATCGACTGCCCCAACGTCACCAAGCTCATGGGCCTCACCGAGCCTCCCGAGCAGGACAACGGCAAGCTCATCCCGCCCGACCGCTTCGGCGTCAAGGTCATGTCCATGGCCTTCTTCCAGCAGAATGAGGAGGAGGCTATCATCTGGCGCGGCCCCATGATCCACAACGCCATTAACCAGTTCCTCCAGGCCACCGATTGGGGCGACCTGGACTACCTCATCGCCGACCTACCCCCAGGCACCTCCGACGCCCCCCTCACCATCATGCAGACCCTCCCCCTGGACGGCTTCGTCGTCGTCACCACACCCCAGAGCCTCGCCATCCTGGACGCCAAACGCTCCATCAATATGGTGCGAAAGCTCAACATCAAAGTCTTGGGCGTGGTAGAAAACTTCTCCGGCGATGTCTTCGGCAAAGGCGGCGGCGAGACCCTGGCAAAAGACCTGGACGTGCCACTACTGGGTTCCTTCTCCATGCTCTCGGACTACCGGGATACATCCAAGCCCACCGTCCTGTCCAGCGGCAAAGTTCGCAAAGAGTACGAGCGTGTTGTCCAGAACCTCAAAGAAATTCTCGAGAAACTCCCCAAGCCCACCCCTCAACCCACCCCCAACCCAGCCTCCACCCCATAA
- a CDS encoding ribonuclease J, with translation MTDRALRVIPLGGLGEIGKNMMALEHGDDIIVVDCGVQFPEEDMPGVDLVLPDISYLVERKDKVRAILITHGHEDHTGALPYVLPQLNVPVYAPRLAHGLISVKLREYRLHKSTDLKVAEPNSPVKLGAFEVEFFRVCHSIPDAMGLAIRTPVGVVIHTGDFKIDHTPVDGKTTDLATLARYGSEGVSLLLSDSTYAEVEGYTPSERVVGRSLDRAIGEAPGRVLVASFASLISRIQQVIDAAARHGRNVAFAGRSMQDNVTMAIEMGYIKAPADVIVNVQRALELPRNQAVIMTTGSQGEPTSALVRIANKAHRQIEILPDDTVIISATPIPGNEKVVSRTINNLMRQGARVLYDRVATVHVHGHGSREELKLMLDLTRPKFFVPVHGEYRGLVAHAALARDTGVEASNTFVLEDGDVLEVTGTDAQVVDHVEAGHIYVDGLSTMDIESVVLRDRRLLSRDGIVVIILSFDKATGEPLGEPAVVSSGFVENDEAGELFERVSAAIFDSLNHGRNQPTDWSYINTKVKEIAGDFLYKETGRRPMIVPVTLEV, from the coding sequence TTGACTGATCGGGCGCTTCGCGTAATACCCCTGGGCGGACTGGGGGAGATTGGCAAGAACATGATGGCCCTGGAGCATGGCGACGATATCATCGTCGTGGACTGCGGGGTCCAGTTTCCGGAAGAGGACATGCCAGGCGTGGACCTGGTGCTGCCGGATATATCGTACCTGGTGGAGCGCAAAGACAAGGTCAGGGCTATCCTGATCACCCACGGGCACGAGGACCACACGGGGGCGCTGCCGTACGTGCTGCCTCAGCTAAACGTGCCTGTCTATGCTCCACGGCTGGCCCACGGTCTCATATCGGTCAAACTGCGGGAGTACAGGCTGCACAAGTCGACGGACCTGAAGGTGGCGGAGCCCAACTCGCCGGTGAAGCTGGGGGCGTTTGAGGTGGAGTTTTTCAGGGTGTGCCACAGCATACCTGACGCTATGGGGCTGGCGATCCGCACGCCGGTGGGAGTGGTGATACACACAGGAGACTTTAAGATTGACCACACGCCGGTGGACGGCAAGACTACGGACCTGGCGACGCTGGCCCGCTACGGCAGCGAAGGGGTCTCGCTACTGCTTTCGGACTCGACGTACGCGGAAGTGGAGGGGTACACGCCATCGGAGAGGGTGGTGGGACGTTCCCTGGACAGGGCGATAGGAGAGGCGCCGGGACGGGTGCTGGTGGCGTCTTTCGCGTCGCTAATATCGAGGATACAGCAGGTGATTGATGCGGCGGCGCGTCACGGGCGCAACGTGGCGTTCGCGGGGCGGAGCATGCAGGACAATGTGACTATGGCTATTGAGATGGGGTATATCAAGGCGCCAGCCGACGTGATTGTGAACGTGCAACGGGCGCTGGAGCTGCCTAGGAACCAGGCAGTGATCATGACTACGGGCAGCCAGGGGGAGCCGACGTCGGCGCTGGTGCGCATCGCCAACAAGGCGCATCGGCAGATAGAGATACTGCCGGACGACACAGTGATTATTTCGGCGACGCCGATACCTGGGAACGAGAAGGTAGTGTCGCGGACGATTAACAACCTGATGCGGCAGGGGGCCCGGGTGCTGTACGACCGGGTGGCGACGGTACACGTCCACGGCCACGGCAGCCGCGAAGAGTTGAAGCTGATGCTGGACCTGACGCGGCCGAAGTTCTTTGTGCCGGTGCATGGAGAATATCGAGGTCTGGTGGCGCACGCTGCGCTGGCGCGGGACACGGGGGTGGAGGCGTCGAACACGTTTGTGCTGGAGGATGGGGACGTGCTGGAGGTGACTGGCACGGACGCGCAGGTGGTGGACCACGTGGAGGCGGGGCATATCTATGTCGACGGGCTTAGCACCATGGACATTGAAAGCGTGGTGTTACGAGACCGGCGGCTGCTGTCGAGGGACGGCATTGTAGTCATCATACTTAGCTTCGACAAAGCCACTGGCGAGCCGCTGGGGGAGCCTGCGGTGGTGTCCAGCGGGTTTGTGGAGAATGACGAGGCGGGGGAGCTGTTCGAGAGGGTGTCGGCGGCGATATTCGATTCGTTGAACCACGGGCGCAACCAGCCGACGGACTGGTCTTACATAAACACGAAAGTTAAGGAAATAGCCGGCGATTTTCTCTATAAAGAGACGGGCCGGCGTCCTATGATTGTACCTGTGACCCTTGAGGTCTAG
- the bfr gene encoding bacterioferritin produces the protein MKGNPEVIDALNKALRGELTSIDLYFVQSKACRNWGYHKLAQKQYKESIEEMRHAEDAIERILYLGGSPVAQADRIHLGANVKELLEADLKLENKAVEVYNEGIKVCMQVGDAGSREVLEHILVQTEHHVEWLESQLRVIQEVGLENYLADQIGEEKEP, from the coding sequence ATGAAAGGCAATCCTGAAGTCATTGACGCGTTGAATAAGGCCCTGAGAGGGGAACTGACATCGATTGACCTGTATTTTGTGCAGTCCAAGGCGTGCCGGAATTGGGGATACCATAAGCTGGCGCAAAAGCAGTATAAAGAGTCGATAGAGGAGATGCGGCATGCCGAGGACGCCATCGAACGCATTCTCTATTTAGGCGGATCGCCGGTAGCCCAGGCGGACCGCATTCATCTAGGCGCGAATGTGAAGGAGCTGCTGGAGGCGGACTTGAAGCTGGAGAACAAGGCGGTGGAGGTCTATAACGAGGGGATCAAGGTGTGCATGCAGGTGGGGGACGCCGGAAGCCGGGAGGTGCTAGAGCATATCCTGGTCCAGACGGAACATCATGTAGAGTGGCTGGAGTCTCAGTTAAGAGTTATACAAGAGGTCGGGCTTGAGAATTATCTGGCCGACCAGATAGGGGAGGAGAAGGAACCTTAA
- a CDS encoding DNA translocase FtsK has protein sequence MLKSLGRLIFFLLGRPVWLVSTPVGRRVLIVGAILTPVVYLGLSVEAREWTWSRLGYGYLPIGMWVAAFGAALFHRRWLNKKYWSYWAAGALMVAGTLGLLSLWHPPYGLLEETGLSGHWGRIFGGEPLALGIPKAALAFWLIPFVVAPSWAALAHKRGAVAMGRTGLVLIHTAEASVGALAGRARRNGHKEEVVVEAVPQEAPEKKGILAKLKKREKGEAKALKEPVEKEAGQARPMKRTGWRLPKADMLAIGEAQPMSRAALNEMSQTIETTLADHGVEVSVQDVKVGPRVIQFGLVPGWIKKTKELRGTKTSEPVTQVDMSRVKVHSILAREQDLALALKTSDLRLQAPVPGEALVGIEVPNPNPNRVYLRAVAESTSFRRITAKGGLPLALGQGTGGEPVSEDLVELPHLLIAGATGSGKSVCINTIITSLIMAKGPDRLRMIMVDPKRVELTPFNGLPHLVVPVIVDSDRVMPILGAIMREMFRRYRVFEEAGVRNLAGYNQKAKDPMPFLLLIVDELADLMMTSGYEVEQALVRLAQLGRATGIHLILCTQRPSVNVVTGLLKANIAARIAFAVASQVDSRVILDEAGADRLLGKGDMLFISAQSPKPRRIQGTWVTDEEIDSVVKFWKEQEGPALAEIKMEEPDPAEGQAGGDLVDDEALLDKARELLEKYKHVSPGLLQRRLQVGYQKALQLVETLETEGFASAGEPGKARSLVKKEGDGIVG, from the coding sequence ATGCTCAAATCCCTGGGGAGATTGATCTTTTTCCTGCTGGGGAGGCCGGTCTGGCTGGTTTCCACCCCGGTGGGCCGACGCGTGTTAATTGTCGGCGCGATTCTTACGCCAGTAGTGTACCTAGGGCTATCAGTCGAGGCACGGGAGTGGACGTGGAGCCGTTTGGGGTACGGATACCTGCCCATTGGGATGTGGGTGGCGGCTTTTGGGGCGGCGCTTTTTCATAGACGATGGCTTAACAAGAAATACTGGAGTTACTGGGCCGCCGGCGCATTGATGGTGGCTGGAACGCTGGGCCTGCTTTCGTTATGGCATCCGCCGTATGGGCTGCTGGAGGAGACGGGACTGAGCGGGCACTGGGGTCGGATATTTGGCGGTGAGCCGCTGGCGCTGGGGATACCCAAGGCGGCGCTGGCTTTCTGGCTTATACCTTTCGTTGTCGCGCCAAGCTGGGCTGCGCTGGCTCATAAGCGGGGCGCGGTGGCGATGGGCCGAACGGGACTTGTTCTTATTCATACGGCTGAGGCGAGCGTTGGCGCGCTGGCGGGGAGGGCGCGGAGGAACGGGCATAAGGAGGAGGTTGTAGTGGAGGCGGTACCGCAGGAGGCGCCTGAGAAGAAGGGAATTCTGGCAAAGTTGAAGAAGAGGGAGAAGGGGGAGGCCAAGGCCCTGAAGGAGCCTGTGGAGAAAGAGGCCGGCCAGGCCAGGCCGATGAAGCGGACCGGGTGGCGGCTGCCGAAGGCGGATATGCTGGCCATAGGCGAGGCCCAGCCAATGTCGCGGGCCGCGCTTAACGAGATGTCGCAGACGATTGAGACCACGCTGGCGGACCACGGGGTGGAGGTGTCGGTGCAGGACGTGAAGGTGGGGCCGCGGGTGATACAGTTTGGGCTGGTGCCGGGATGGATAAAAAAGACGAAGGAACTGAGGGGAACCAAGACGTCGGAGCCGGTAACGCAGGTGGACATGAGCCGAGTGAAGGTACATAGCATACTGGCTCGGGAACAGGACCTGGCTCTAGCGCTGAAGACGTCGGACCTGAGGCTGCAGGCGCCGGTGCCGGGCGAGGCGCTGGTGGGGATTGAGGTGCCGAACCCCAACCCGAACCGTGTATATCTGAGAGCCGTGGCTGAGAGTACGTCGTTTCGCAGGATTACAGCCAAGGGCGGCCTGCCGCTGGCGCTGGGGCAGGGGACAGGCGGGGAGCCGGTGTCTGAGGACCTGGTGGAGCTGCCGCACCTGCTCATTGCGGGGGCGACGGGGAGCGGGAAGAGCGTGTGCATCAACACGATTATCACGTCGCTGATTATGGCCAAGGGGCCGGACAGGCTCCGGATGATTATGGTAGACCCGAAGCGGGTGGAGCTGACGCCGTTCAACGGACTGCCGCACCTGGTGGTGCCGGTGATAGTGGACAGCGATAGGGTGATGCCGATTCTGGGCGCCATTATGCGGGAGATGTTCCGCCGCTATCGCGTATTTGAAGAGGCGGGGGTGCGGAACCTGGCGGGGTACAACCAGAAGGCCAAGGACCCGATGCCGTTCCTGCTTTTGATTGTGGACGAACTGGCGGACCTGATGATGACATCGGGCTATGAGGTAGAGCAGGCGCTGGTGCGGCTGGCGCAGCTGGGCCGGGCGACGGGCATACATTTGATTTTGTGTACCCAGAGACCATCGGTGAACGTGGTGACGGGACTGCTGAAGGCGAACATAGCGGCGCGCATCGCGTTTGCGGTAGCGTCGCAGGTGGACTCGCGGGTTATCCTGGACGAAGCGGGCGCGGACAGGCTGTTGGGCAAGGGCGATATGCTGTTTATATCGGCCCAGTCTCCGAAGCCCCGGAGGATACAGGGCACGTGGGTGACGGACGAGGAGATCGATTCTGTGGTGAAGTTCTGGAAGGAGCAGGAGGGGCCGGCGCTGGCGGAGATCAAGATGGAGGAGCCGGATCCCGCGGAGGGGCAGGCCGGCGGCGATCTGGTGGACGACGAGGCACTGTTGGACAAGGCGCGGGAGCTACTGGAGAAGTACAAGCACGTGTCGCCGGGGCTGCTGCAGCGGAGGTTGCAGGTGGGGTACCAGAAGGCGCTGCAGTTGGTGGAGACGCTGGAGACGGAGGGGTTTGCGTCGGCGGGAGAGCCGGGGAAGGCTAGGAGCCTGGTGAAGAAGGAAGGGGATGGGATAGTAGGGTAG
- a CDS encoding metal-sulfur cluster assembly factor, whose translation MAEAETITKEKVIDAMKQVYDPEIPVNVVDLGLVYGVEVVEGNVHVLMTLTAPGCGMGPMIAQQAEWAIAELEGVEDVEVEMTFDPPWNPEMITADGKKLLGID comes from the coding sequence ATGGCCGAAGCTGAAACCATCACCAAAGAAAAAGTCATCGACGCCATGAAGCAGGTCTACGACCCCGAAATCCCCGTAAACGTCGTCGACCTCGGCCTCGTTTACGGCGTCGAAGTCGTCGAAGGCAACGTCCACGTCCTCATGACCCTCACCGCCCCGGGCTGCGGCATGGGCCCCATGATCGCCCAGCAGGCCGAATGGGCCATCGCCGAACTGGAAGGCGTCGAAGACGTGGAAGTCGAAATGACCTTCGACCCGCCCTGGAACCCCGAAATGATCACCGCCGACGGCAAGAAGCTCCTCGGCATAGACTAG
- the uvrB gene encoding excinuclease ABC subunit UvrB, translated as MLSTKPGQFQLVSDFQPTGDQPSAVGKLVDGVNQDLRHQTLMGVTGSGKTFTMANIVQRVQKPTLVIAHNKTLAAQLATEFREFFPHNAVEYFVSYYDYYQPEAYVPQTDTYIEKDADINEEIDKLRHSATRSLMTRRDVLIVASVSCIYGLGDPEEYYSFVAPLKVGQTRPRNALVRDLVAMQYERNDVSLTRGKFRVKGDTIEMLPAYEEVAVRIQFWGDEVERITELDPLTGEIFNERQDLDIYPAKHFVTSEDKMRLAIQDIQTELAEWLAHLRADGKILEAARLESRTKYDIEMMQTVGYCSGIENYSRHIGRRAAGSTPWTLLDYFPRDFLMFIDESHMTLPQIRGMYHGDLSRKQTLVDFGFRLPSAIDNRPLNFREFETHVNQVVYVSATPGPYEMEVSQQVVEQVIRPTGLLDPIIEVKPTRGQIDDLMEQIKTRTERGERCLVTTLTKKMAEELADYLQEMGVRVHYLHSEIQTFERSEILRDLRLGVYDVVVGINLLREGLDLPEVSLVAILDADKEGYLRSSSSLIQMIGRAARHEDGRVVMYADVITGSMRRAIDETNRRRQIQDDFNRQHGIVPQGIKKAVKDITERVKAVAEEKASYKAERKLMSEDELYRVVKDLEVQMKQSAKNLEFEKAAMLRDEIVELRRLLALPKTTS; from the coding sequence ATGCTCTCCACCAAGCCCGGCCAGTTCCAGCTCGTCTCCGACTTCCAGCCCACCGGCGACCAGCCTTCCGCCGTCGGCAAGCTGGTGGACGGCGTCAACCAGGACCTCCGCCACCAGACCCTCATGGGCGTCACAGGCTCCGGCAAGACCTTCACCATGGCCAACATCGTCCAGCGCGTCCAGAAGCCCACCCTCGTCATTGCCCACAACAAGACCCTCGCCGCCCAGCTTGCCACCGAGTTCCGCGAGTTCTTCCCCCACAACGCTGTCGAGTACTTCGTCTCCTACTACGACTACTACCAGCCCGAGGCCTACGTTCCCCAGACCGACACCTATATCGAAAAAGACGCCGATATCAACGAGGAGATCGACAAGCTCCGACACTCCGCCACCCGCTCCCTCATGACCCGCCGCGACGTCCTTATCGTCGCCTCCGTCTCCTGCATCTACGGCCTGGGCGACCCCGAGGAGTACTACTCCTTCGTCGCGCCGTTAAAAGTCGGCCAGACCCGCCCCCGCAATGCCCTCGTCCGCGACCTCGTCGCTATGCAGTACGAGCGCAACGACGTCTCCCTCACCCGCGGCAAGTTCCGCGTCAAGGGAGACACCATCGAGATGCTCCCCGCCTACGAAGAAGTTGCTGTCCGCATCCAGTTCTGGGGCGATGAGGTCGAGCGCATCACGGAGCTAGACCCTCTCACCGGCGAAATCTTCAACGAGCGCCAGGACCTGGATATATACCCCGCCAAGCACTTCGTTACATCCGAGGACAAGATGCGCCTCGCCATCCAGGACATCCAGACCGAATTGGCCGAATGGCTGGCCCACCTCCGCGCCGATGGCAAAATCCTTGAGGCCGCCCGCCTGGAGTCCCGCACCAAGTATGACATCGAGATGATGCAGACCGTCGGCTACTGCTCCGGCATTGAAAACTACTCCCGCCATATCGGCCGCCGCGCCGCCGGCTCCACCCCCTGGACCCTCCTGGACTACTTCCCCCGCGACTTCCTCATGTTCATCGACGAGTCCCACATGACCCTCCCTCAGATTCGCGGCATGTATCACGGCGACCTCTCCCGCAAGCAGACCCTGGTGGACTTCGGCTTCCGGCTTCCCTCCGCCATCGACAACCGACCCCTCAACTTCCGTGAGTTCGAGACCCATGTCAACCAAGTTGTCTACGTCTCCGCCACCCCAGGCCCCTACGAAATGGAGGTCAGCCAGCAGGTCGTGGAGCAGGTCATTCGCCCCACCGGCCTCCTCGACCCCATCATCGAGGTCAAGCCCACCCGCGGCCAGATTGACGACCTCATGGAGCAGATCAAGACTCGCACCGAACGTGGCGAGCGCTGCCTGGTCACCACCCTCACCAAGAAGATGGCCGAGGAGCTGGCTGACTACCTCCAGGAGATGGGCGTCCGCGTCCACTACCTCCACTCGGAAATCCAGACCTTTGAGCGCAGCGAAATCCTCCGCGACCTCCGCCTCGGCGTCTACGACGTCGTCGTAGGTATCAACCTCCTACGCGAAGGCCTGGATCTCCCCGAAGTCTCCCTTGTCGCCATCCTCGACGCCGACAAGGAAGGCTATCTCCGCTCCTCCTCCTCCCTCATCCAGATGATAGGCCGCGCCGCCCGCCACGAGGACGGTCGAGTCGTCATGTACGCCGACGTCATCACCGGCTCCATGCGCCGCGCCATCGACGAGACCAACCGCCGCCGCCAAATCCAGGATGACTTCAACCGGCAGCACGGCATCGTCCCCCAGGGCATCAAGAAGGCCGTCAAGGATATCACCGAGCGCGTCAAAGCCGTAGCCGAGGAAAAAGCCTCCTATAAGGCCGAGCGCAAGCTCATGTCCGAGGACGAGTTGTATCGAGTCGTCAAAGACCTGGAAGTCCAGATGAAGCAGTCCGCCAAGAATTTAGAGTTCGAGAAAGCCGCCATGCTCCGAGATGAAATCGTGGAGCTCCGCCGCCTCCTCGCCCTCCCCAAGACCACATCGTAG